In the Aulosira sp. FACHB-615 genome, one interval contains:
- the modB gene encoding molybdate ABC transporter permease subunit: protein MPQDLSPLWISLKTALLATFITFFVGIAAAYWMLSYRGKAKSLIESIFVAPLILPPTVVGFLLLLFFGKNGPVGKFMEPFDFTIVFTWYGAAIAATVVSFPLMYKTALGAFEQIDGNLLRVARTLGASESRIFWRISLPLALPGILAATTLAFARALGEFGATLMLAGNIPGQTQTIPMAIYFAVEAGAMDEAWFWAIAIMVISLSGIIAVNFWQEVKEKGRHKETGTRKSERRVAQSYVVSAPTSEIGLFVDIEKKLPSFHLQVSFSTNEQPLGLLGGSGAGKSMILRCIAGIETPTRGRIILNGRVLFDSEKGVNVPSRDRRIGFLVQNYALFPNMTVAENIAFGLPKGLSASSVRLQIESQLVAMQLPGLGDRYPHQLSGGQQQRVALARALASQPEALLLDEPFSALDTHLRSQLEQQMTETLADYQGVALFVTHNMDEAYRVCPNLLVLEQGQAVHHGSKYEIFEHPASVSVAKLTGCKNFSRAAVQGTQTIQALDWGCHLQVVQPIPDELSHIGIRAHQLIFSADESPVNTFPCWLVRTSETPHRMTLFLKLHTAPNNLQDYHLQAEVFKEKWVNIKDKPFPWYVCLDPLRLMLMEN from the coding sequence ATGCCACAGGATTTATCACCGCTTTGGATATCGCTAAAAACTGCATTATTGGCAACATTTATCACTTTTTTTGTGGGCATTGCGGCGGCTTATTGGATGCTCAGTTATCGTGGTAAGGCTAAATCTTTAATTGAGAGTATTTTTGTTGCGCCGCTAATTTTACCACCCACAGTTGTCGGCTTTTTATTGCTGTTATTTTTTGGCAAGAATGGGCCTGTGGGGAAATTCATGGAACCTTTTGATTTCACGATTGTTTTTACTTGGTATGGTGCAGCGATCGCCGCGACTGTGGTTTCCTTCCCATTAATGTATAAAACAGCCCTGGGAGCTTTTGAACAAATTGATGGTAATTTGCTGCGGGTAGCGAGAACCCTGGGTGCAAGTGAATCAAGAATTTTTTGGCGAATTAGTTTACCTTTAGCCTTACCGGGAATTTTAGCCGCGACGACCTTGGCTTTTGCCCGTGCTTTGGGTGAATTTGGCGCAACCTTAATGTTGGCGGGGAATATTCCTGGACAAACCCAAACGATTCCAATGGCAATTTATTTTGCTGTGGAAGCAGGCGCAATGGATGAAGCTTGGTTTTGGGCGATCGCAATTATGGTAATTTCCCTGTCGGGGATTATTGCGGTAAATTTTTGGCAAGAAGTCAAAGAAAAGGGAAGACACAAGGAAACAGGAACAAGAAAATCAGAAAGACGAGTTGCTCAATCTTATGTTGTGTCTGCGCCAACTTCCGAAATCGGTCTGTTTGTAGACATTGAAAAAAAATTACCCAGTTTTCATTTGCAAGTTTCCTTTAGTACCAACGAACAACCACTAGGCTTGTTGGGTGGTTCCGGCGCAGGTAAAAGTATGATTCTGCGTTGCATTGCAGGAATTGAAACCCCAACTAGAGGGCGGATAATTTTGAATGGTAGGGTGTTATTTGATTCTGAAAAAGGCGTTAATGTACCTAGCCGCGATCGCCGCATTGGTTTTTTAGTCCAAAATTATGCTCTGTTCCCGAATATGACAGTGGCGGAAAACATCGCTTTTGGCTTACCCAAGGGATTATCTGCGTCAAGTGTCCGACTGCAAATCGAATCACAACTAGTAGCGATGCAGTTACCTGGATTGGGCGATCGCTATCCCCACCAACTTTCCGGCGGTCAACAACAACGGGTCGCATTAGCCAGAGCCTTAGCCAGTCAACCAGAAGCATTACTTCTCGATGAGCCATTTTCTGCCCTCGATACTCATCTGCGGAGTCAACTAGAACAACAGATGACCGAAACTCTAGCCGATTACCAAGGTGTAGCTTTATTTGTCACCCATAACATGGATGAAGCTTACCGCGTTTGTCCAAATTTATTAGTCTTGGAACAAGGTCAAGCCGTTCATCACGGTTCCAAATATGAAATTTTCGAGCATCCTGCTAGTGTGAGCGTAGCTAAATTAACTGGCTGTAAAAACTTTTCTCGTGCTGCTGTTCAAGGAACACAAACAATCCAAGCTCTAGATTGGGGTTGTCATTTGCAAGTTGTTCAACCAATTCCTGATGAACTCTCTCACATCGGGATTCGCGCTCATCAACTCATCTTTTCCGCAGATGAATCTCCCGTTAATACCTTTCCCTGTTGGTTAGTGCGAACCAGCGAAACACCCCATAGGATGACATTATTTTTAAAACTACACACCGCCCCTAATAATCTGCAAGACTATCACCTACAAGCAGAGGTCTTCAAAGAGAAATGGGTGAATATCAAAGACAAACCTTTCCCTTGGTACGTGTGTTTAGACCCTCTGCGTTTGATGTTGATGGAAAATTAG
- a CDS encoding ABC transporter ATP-binding protein, with protein MQLGKKIRDRLQNTLRLLPALRLVWQSSPRWTIARVVLLIIQGILPVVSIYLSKLIIDTVAANLSLADKTLAFRNVLVLIALAGGITLLTTLANSLTELVTTAHSQRVTDYMQGIINAKSIAADLEYYENALYYDTLQRAQQEAPYRPPQILNRLAQIGQNSISLVAMIGLLLTLHWGILGVLFVAALPAMLVRIKYSRIMYDWQRKWTPMQRQGFYLAWMLTSDQFAKEIRLFDLGHYFSDWYLRIRRQIYKESLKIFTRRFIANFFAEAIAGVLIFAIYALIIYQAINGVLRLGDLVLYYQALQRGQNDIKSLLANVSALYEDNLFLGNLYEFLDLQPRLADPVNPKPIPRPMQTGIVFHDVSFQYSTTTRQALHNINLSIKPGEIVALVGENGSGKTTLIKLLCRLYDPSSGCITIDGVDIKDYQISELRRDISVIFQDYAKYNFTAQENIWLANIDLPANRESIIAAARRSGADNVISKLPKGYDTILGKLFDQGEELSVGQWQKIALARAFLRDSQLIVLDEPTSAMDAKAEYEVFEKFRQLIQNQAAILISHRLSTVKMADRIYVMENGTIIESGTHNELIQMGNRYAYLYETQAKQYR; from the coding sequence ATGCAACTAGGCAAAAAAATTCGAGATAGACTGCAAAATACTCTGCGACTTTTGCCGGCATTGCGTCTAGTATGGCAAAGTAGCCCCCGTTGGACGATCGCCCGTGTCGTTTTACTAATAATTCAAGGTATCTTACCTGTAGTCTCAATTTATCTTTCAAAACTGATTATTGATACGGTCGCTGCTAACTTGAGCCTAGCGGATAAGACATTAGCATTTCGGAATGTCTTAGTATTAATTGCGCTGGCGGGTGGAATTACTTTATTAACAACCTTGGCTAACTCCTTAACAGAACTAGTCACCACTGCCCATTCTCAACGGGTAACTGACTATATGCAAGGAATTATTAATGCTAAATCGATTGCGGCTGATTTAGAGTATTACGAAAATGCTTTATATTACGATACCTTACAAAGAGCGCAACAAGAAGCACCTTATCGACCACCGCAAATTCTCAATCGTCTAGCACAAATTGGTCAAAATAGTATTTCCTTAGTAGCAATGATTGGTTTGTTACTAACACTGCATTGGGGAATTTTGGGGGTTTTATTTGTAGCTGCTTTGCCTGCTATGTTAGTGCGGATTAAATATAGCCGTATTATGTATGATTGGCAGCGCAAATGGACACCAATGCAACGCCAAGGTTTTTATTTAGCTTGGATGTTGACATCAGACCAATTTGCGAAAGAAATCCGCTTATTTGATTTAGGTCACTATTTTAGTGATTGGTATCTTCGTATTCGTAGACAAATCTATAAAGAAAGCCTGAAAATTTTCACCAGGCGCTTTATCGCTAACTTTTTCGCCGAAGCGATCGCCGGGGTTCTCATATTTGCAATTTATGCTTTAATTATCTATCAAGCAATCAATGGTGTGCTGCGTTTGGGTGATTTAGTGCTTTATTACCAAGCACTCCAACGAGGGCAGAACGATATTAAAAGTTTATTAGCTAACGTTTCAGCACTCTACGAAGATAATTTATTTTTAGGTAATCTCTACGAATTTCTTGACCTCCAACCAAGATTAGCTGACCCAGTAAATCCCAAACCAATACCGCGACCAATGCAGACTGGGATTGTGTTTCATGATGTGAGTTTTCAATATTCTACTACCACTCGTCAGGCACTCCATAATATTAATTTGAGTATTAAACCAGGAGAAATAGTCGCACTGGTAGGTGAGAATGGTTCGGGAAAAACGACTTTAATTAAATTGCTGTGTCGTTTGTACGATCCATCCTCTGGCTGCATCACAATTGATGGTGTTGATATTAAAGATTATCAAATCTCTGAATTACGCCGTGACATCAGCGTGATTTTTCAAGACTATGCTAAATACAACTTTACCGCACAAGAAAATATTTGGTTAGCTAATATTGACTTGCCAGCTAATAGAGAGAGTATTATAGCGGCGGCGCGTCGTTCTGGTGCGGATAATGTCATTAGCAAATTACCCAAAGGTTATGACACAATTTTGGGTAAACTATTTGACCAAGGAGAAGAATTAAGTGTTGGTCAATGGCAAAAAATCGCTTTAGCGCGGGCATTTTTACGAGATTCCCAGTTGATCGTTTTAGATGAACCTACCAGTGCAATGGACGCGAAAGCGGAATATGAAGTGTTTGAAAAATTCCGTCAACTTATCCAAAATCAGGCGGCGATTTTAATTAGTCATCGCTTGTCTACTGTCAAAATGGCCGATCGCATTTATGTGATGGAAAACGGCACAATTATTGAAAGTGGGACTCATAACGAACTGATACAAATGGGTAATCGCTACGCCTACTTATATGAAACTCAAGCCAAGCAATATCGTTAA
- a CDS encoding GH116 family glycosyl hydrolase codes for MTNQNSHEIPSCTWNRPIGLGWDKPYTVRYASNLDDGPWHGMPLGGFGAGCIGRSSRGDFNLWHIDGGEHIFKNVPSCQFSVFESNGTTSQVYALSTQSPEDGSLQTWQWYPASSESTSTGTYHALYPRSWFVYENVFQAELTCEQFSPIWADNYQETSYPVAVFLWKAHNPSNVPITLSIMLTWENMAGWFTNALKSPEVKIRDDGSPVYEYQPRWGESQGNYNQLVENSQYFGCVFGRVGITEPVQEGDGSWCIATVKHPQVEVFHHSKWHPGGTGEEVWQSFASDGSLPNYLDTNPAVENQQLGSAIALRFTLQPGETLEIPFVLAWDLPVTEFAAGVNYYRRYTDFFGKNGNHAWEIATTALDNYQTWRSQIQSWQAPILNREDLPNWFKMALFNELYDLTSGGTLWSAASELDPIGQFAVLECLDYRWYESLDVRLYGSFGLLLLFPELEKSVMRAFARAIPQSDDHQRIIGYYYTIGADTTTATRKVAGATPHDLGAPNEHVWEKTNYTCYQDCNLWKDLSSDFVLQVYRDYLLTGADDVEFLADCWDAIVQTLDYLKTFDKDGDGIPENSGAPDQTFDDWRLQGVSAYCGGLWLAALEAAIAISDILITNRQDAEGAEKERQKSIYQEWLQQSRPIYEEKLWNGQYYRLDSGSGSAVVMADQLCGQFYARLLELPDIVPSDRALSTLKTVYDACFLKFQNGEFGAANGVLPDGSPENPKATHPLEVWTGINFGLAAFLVQMGMQDEALRVTQAVVQQIYNNGLQFRTPEAITAAGTFRASTYLRAMAIWGIYLVMSK; via the coding sequence ATGACAAATCAAAACTCCCACGAAATTCCTTCTTGTACTTGGAACCGTCCCATCGGGTTAGGTTGGGATAAACCTTATACCGTCCGCTATGCCAGTAATCTTGACGATGGCCCTTGGCATGGAATGCCTTTGGGTGGTTTTGGTGCAGGCTGCATTGGGCGTTCGTCGAGGGGAGATTTTAACCTGTGGCACATCGATGGCGGTGAACATATCTTTAAAAATGTGCCGTCTTGTCAATTCAGTGTGTTTGAGTCCAATGGCACAACTTCTCAAGTTTATGCTTTATCGACTCAATCACCGGAAGATGGTAGTCTCCAGACTTGGCAATGGTACCCAGCGAGTAGTGAGTCAACTTCCACCGGGACTTATCATGCTTTATACCCACGCAGTTGGTTTGTGTATGAAAATGTCTTTCAAGCAGAATTAACTTGTGAGCAGTTTTCGCCGATTTGGGCAGATAATTATCAAGAAACTAGCTATCCGGTGGCGGTGTTTTTGTGGAAGGCGCATAACCCCAGCAATGTACCAATTACTCTCAGCATTATGTTGACTTGGGAAAATATGGCGGGCTGGTTTACTAATGCGTTGAAGTCGCCGGAAGTCAAGATACGCGATGATGGTAGCCCAGTTTATGAATATCAGCCGCGCTGGGGCGAAAGTCAGGGCAATTACAATCAATTAGTGGAAAATTCGCAATACTTTGGTTGTGTTTTCGGAAGGGTTGGAATTACGGAACCTGTGCAGGAAGGTGACGGGAGTTGGTGTATTGCAACGGTGAAACATCCGCAAGTGGAAGTTTTTCACCACAGTAAATGGCATCCTGGAGGTACAGGTGAGGAGGTATGGCAAAGCTTTGCTAGTGATGGTTCTTTGCCTAACTATCTAGATACCAATCCGGCGGTAGAAAATCAACAGTTAGGAAGTGCGATCGCACTTCGCTTTACTCTCCAACCAGGAGAAACTTTAGAAATTCCTTTTGTGTTGGCTTGGGATTTACCAGTGACGGAATTTGCGGCGGGAGTGAATTATTACCGCAGATATACAGATTTCTTTGGTAAAAATGGCAATCATGCTTGGGAAATTGCGACTACTGCTTTAGACAATTATCAAACATGGCGATCGCAAATTCAAAGTTGGCAAGCACCAATTCTCAACCGCGAAGATTTGCCAAATTGGTTTAAAATGGCGTTATTTAACGAATTATACGACTTAACTAGTGGTGGTACTCTCTGGAGTGCAGCTTCAGAACTCGACCCTATCGGCCAATTTGCCGTGCTGGAATGTTTAGATTACCGTTGGTATGAAAGTTTAGATGTGCGGTTATACGGTTCCTTTGGGTTGCTGTTGCTGTTCCCCGAATTAGAAAAGTCGGTGATGCGGGCTTTTGCTAGGGCAATTCCTCAAAGTGATGACCATCAGAGGATTATTGGCTATTACTATACCATTGGTGCAGATACGACAACTGCCACCCGTAAAGTTGCAGGTGCAACACCCCACGATTTAGGCGCACCTAATGAACATGTTTGGGAGAAGACGAATTACACCTGTTATCAAGACTGTAATTTGTGGAAAGATTTAAGCTCTGATTTTGTTTTGCAAGTTTACCGCGATTATTTGCTGACTGGTGCTGATGATGTAGAGTTTTTGGCAGATTGTTGGGATGCAATTGTCCAAACTCTCGATTATCTGAAAACTTTCGACAAAGATGGCGATGGTATTCCAGAAAATTCTGGCGCACCAGACCAAACTTTTGATGATTGGCGGTTACAGGGCGTGAGTGCTTATTGTGGCGGGTTGTGGTTGGCGGCTTTGGAAGCAGCGATCGCAATTAGTGATATTTTAATAACGAACCGCCAAGACGCGGAGGGCGCGGAGAAAGAGAGACAAAAATCTATCTATCAAGAATGGTTGCAGCAATCTCGTCCTATCTATGAGGAAAAGTTGTGGAATGGACAATATTATCGGTTAGATAGTGGCAGTGGTTCTGCTGTGGTGATGGCAGATCAGTTATGTGGGCAATTTTATGCCAGATTACTAGAACTACCGGATATTGTACCGAGCGATCGCGCCCTTTCTACCCTGAAGACTGTTTATGATGCTTGTTTCTTGAAATTCCAAAATGGTGAATTTGGTGCGGCGAATGGTGTACTTCCCGATGGTTCCCCAGAAAACCCCAAAGCCACCCATCCTTTAGAAGTGTGGACAGGAATCAATTTTGGACTAGCGGCGTTTCTGGTGCAGATGGGAATGCAGGATGAAGCTTTACGAGTCACACAAGCTGTTGTGCAGCAAATTTACAACAACGGCTTGCAATTCCGCACCCCAGAAGCCATTACCGCCGCCGGGACTTTCCGCGCTAGTACTTACCTCCGCGCGATGGCAATTTGGGGTATTTATTTAGTGATGAGTAAATAG
- a CDS encoding PadR family transcriptional regulator → MFRPFHSRFPVPAHAGEGFSQQFSGGGRRGHRDLLGDEPRTRRGDIKLKLLGLLSEHHQHKFAHQFAMSGRHGHGHRGSFGGDWGDEPRTRRGDIKFMLLALLSERPQHGYELIKELENRRGGFRKLSPGSVYPTLQMLEEGGYLTSEQVEGKRIYTITDNGRQLLSDRQQQSPSKNPYDSFAENKPSELIELRQTLIELHDVVAQIGRSGNLEQANRVKELLVQVKRDIYKFLAEQ, encoded by the coding sequence ATGTTTAGACCATTTCATTCACGTTTTCCTGTACCAGCCCACGCTGGAGAAGGATTTTCCCAGCAATTTTCGGGCGGTGGACGACGTGGACACAGAGATTTATTGGGTGATGAGCCACGCACCCGGCGCGGTGACATCAAATTGAAACTGCTGGGACTTTTATCGGAGCATCACCAGCATAAATTTGCCCATCAATTTGCTATGAGTGGACGACATGGACATGGACACCGGGGTTCATTTGGTGGTGACTGGGGAGATGAGCCACGCACCCGGCGCGGTGATATCAAATTTATGCTGCTGGCGCTTTTATCAGAGCGTCCCCAGCATGGTTATGAACTGATTAAAGAGCTAGAAAATCGTCGTGGAGGCTTTCGCAAACTAAGTCCAGGCTCAGTTTATCCAACGCTACAAATGTTGGAAGAAGGCGGTTATTTGACTAGTGAACAAGTCGAAGGTAAGCGCATCTACACAATTACAGATAATGGTAGACAGTTACTGAGCGATCGCCAACAGCAATCTCCTTCAAAAAATCCTTATGACAGTTTTGCAGAAAACAAGCCTTCGGAATTGATTGAGTTGCGCCAAACTTTAATAGAGTTACATGATGTCGTCGCACAAATTGGTCGCAGTGGCAATTTAGAACAAGCAAACCGAGTCAAGGAATTGCTTGTTCAGGTAAAGCGTGATATTTATAAATTCCTCGCTGAACAGTAG
- the modA gene encoding molybdate ABC transporter substrate-binding protein, giving the protein MSFKRILAFSCWLFFACLLVIGCNQANTPNSATTTSPTAQTTTLTISAAASLKDALEAIKPIYNQAKPSVNLTYNFGSSGALQQQIEQGAKVDVFISAANKQIDALDKKGLLVDGTKKDLLKNQLVLIAPQNSTNISDFKDLTSNQIKKVALGEPKSVPAGQYAQQVLTSLKIADKLKGKVVYAKDVRQALNYVESGNVNAGLVYLSDAKTSSKVKVVTTAPENSHSPIVYPIAVIKSSKNIDAAKEFEQFLSSNNEARNVFENQGFVWAGG; this is encoded by the coding sequence ATGAGTTTTAAACGCATTTTAGCTTTTAGTTGTTGGTTATTCTTCGCTTGCCTGTTAGTTATTGGTTGTAATCAAGCAAATACACCCAACTCAGCCACAACTACTAGTCCAACAGCCCAAACCACCACTTTAACTATTTCAGCCGCAGCTAGTCTCAAAGATGCACTTGAAGCCATCAAACCAATTTACAATCAGGCAAAACCAAGCGTGAACCTAACCTATAACTTTGGTTCATCGGGTGCTTTACAGCAGCAAATTGAACAAGGTGCAAAAGTTGATGTTTTTATCTCCGCCGCAAATAAACAAATAGATGCACTGGATAAAAAGGGTTTGTTAGTTGATGGTACTAAGAAGGATTTACTAAAAAATCAACTAGTATTAATTGCCCCACAAAACTCGACAAATATATCAGATTTTAAAGATTTAACTTCAAATCAAATTAAGAAAGTTGCTTTGGGTGAACCAAAAAGTGTCCCTGCGGGACAATATGCTCAACAAGTTTTGACTTCGTTAAAAATTGCTGACAAACTCAAAGGTAAAGTTGTTTACGCTAAAGATGTACGCCAAGCTTTAAATTATGTAGAATCCGGTAATGTTAATGCTGGTTTAGTTTATCTTTCCGATGCCAAAACTAGTTCAAAAGTTAAAGTGGTAACTACTGCACCTGAAAATAGTCATTCTCCTATAGTTTATCCCATTGCAGTGATTAAAAGTAGTAAAAATATTGATGCTGCTAAAGAATTTGAGCAGTTTTTATCTAGTAATAATGAAGCTAGAAATGTATTTGAAAATCAGGGTTTTGTGTGGGCTGGAGGTTGA
- a CDS encoding serine kinase: MYVYTAYNLGIHSELPLPELIPSDKPADVVIRFGKLNDQQQNFSDGGNYLLARIAQFGMVLLKDGKEIVLDPDPGVDEALTRTFLLGAIICVLLRQRGLLVLHASSVVINGSAVAFMADSGFGKSTLAECFHAHGYSILTDDVLAIQVGEQQPLVIPGFPQIKLWPDAATSFGHVPDSLPLLNSQTIKRVHRLQDGFFQKSVPLKKIYVLAGGTHPEIVPLEPKQSFGELVRHSREMQALTAPEFLKAHFQQCLSVVQQVPICSLQRQRSLAALPELVKLVENDLAERNLSPVTIKV; the protein is encoded by the coding sequence ATGTACGTTTACACAGCATACAACTTAGGCATTCACTCGGAATTACCCTTACCTGAACTCATCCCCAGTGACAAACCAGCAGATGTAGTCATCCGTTTTGGTAAGTTAAATGATCAACAACAAAACTTTAGTGATGGTGGTAACTACCTGTTAGCGAGAATTGCCCAATTCGGGATGGTGTTGCTGAAAGATGGAAAAGAAATTGTCCTTGATCCCGATCCTGGTGTTGATGAAGCATTAACACGGACTTTTCTGTTGGGTGCGATTATTTGCGTCTTGCTCCGACAGAGAGGCTTGCTTGTACTTCATGCTAGTAGTGTAGTCATCAATGGTAGTGCAGTTGCCTTTATGGCTGACTCTGGTTTTGGCAAGTCAACTCTGGCGGAATGTTTTCACGCTCACGGCTACAGCATTTTGACAGATGATGTTTTGGCCATTCAAGTTGGTGAACAACAGCCACTAGTCATTCCGGGTTTTCCTCAAATTAAGCTGTGGCCTGATGCGGCGACTTCTTTTGGTCATGTTCCAGATAGTTTACCTTTACTAAATTCCCAAACCATCAAGCGGGTTCATCGACTGCAAGATGGTTTCTTTCAGAAATCTGTACCCCTGAAGAAGATTTATGTGTTAGCTGGCGGAACCCACCCAGAAATCGTTCCTTTAGAACCAAAACAAAGCTTTGGTGAATTAGTGCGACATTCTAGGGAAATGCAAGCCTTGACTGCACCAGAATTTCTCAAAGCACATTTCCAGCAATGTCTGAGTGTAGTTCAACAGGTGCCGATTTGTAGTTTACAACGGCAACGTTCTTTAGCGGCACTACCGGAGTTGGTGAAGCTAGTGGAAAATGATTTGGCTGAAAGAAACTTGTCTCCAGTTACAATCAAAGTTTAA